In one Planctomycetota bacterium genomic region, the following are encoded:
- a CDS encoding NUDIX hydrolase, giving the protein MKQHGPWRIVDSREVYRDPWIDVRCDHVIRPDRQPGTHCVVALKAGVSVLALDDQRHVHLTEEFHYAVGRVGWEAVSGGIEAGESPEQCAARELREELGLDARRLTVWGVVDPFTTVVTSPTALFLAEDLHAVAKTPDPTEVIHTIRLPLAEAVEAALTGRITHAPTCVLLLRAALHFKLR; this is encoded by the coding sequence ATGAAGCAGCACGGCCCGTGGCGGATTGTCGACTCGCGCGAAGTGTATCGCGATCCGTGGATCGATGTCCGCTGCGATCACGTCATTCGCCCCGATCGGCAACCCGGCACCCATTGCGTCGTGGCGCTCAAGGCCGGCGTTTCGGTGTTGGCGCTCGACGACCAGCGGCACGTCCACCTCACCGAAGAGTTTCACTACGCCGTGGGGCGCGTCGGCTGGGAGGCCGTCAGCGGCGGTATCGAAGCGGGCGAATCCCCCGAGCAATGCGCTGCGCGCGAGCTGCGCGAAGAACTGGGCCTCGACGCGCGACGTTTAACCGTCTGGGGCGTGGTCGATCCATTCACGACCGTCGTCACGTCGCCGACCGCGCTGTTCTTGGCCGAAGACTTGCACGCGGTCGCCAAAACGCCCGACCCGACCGAGGTGATTCACACGATCCGCCTGCCACTGGCCGAAGCGGTCGAAGCGGCGCTGACCGGGCGCATCACCCACGCGCCGACGTGCGTGTTGCTGCTGCGCGCGGCGCTGCATTTCAAGCTGCGCTAG
- the hemE gene encoding uroporphyrinogen decarboxylase: MSQEATARLRIASFESRRSAEMERLIERHGGLPLVSPSMREVPLDDNPDAVEFAHRLMAGQVDVVVLLTGVGLRHLVAQVERRVDRQRFLEALSDVTTVVRGPKPLSVMREFGIEPTVRVPEPNTWRELLKTIDRDVPVAELNVVVQEYGLPNVSLIAGLEARGARVRSIKVYHWELPVDTAPLEANLRALVAGQVDVAMFTSAHQVANVLRMAEQLGLAEPVHEALQRVVVASIGPTTSDMLRECELPVDLEPEHGKMGQLVIAVAERGPALVAAKRGPTRVTVASKPSGKTEHGGKPAWHDSPFMKACRLEPVDRQPVWLMRQAGRYMAEYRAVREQVSFLELCKNPHLCADVMLTAVELLDVDAAIIFSDLLPMLEPMGIDLEFAHGEGPVIHNPIRSADDIERFHELEDLDQLEFVFETVRLTRAGLRADIPVIGFAGAPFTLASYVIEGSGSRSYTATKTLMYREPAAWHELMGRLARSIGRYLNAQLEAGAQCVQIFDSWVGCLDPDDYRNFVLPHTKTVLDSLPKNAPSIHFGTGNPSLLPVMREAGGTVIGIDWRVRLDEAWKTVGYDRAVQGNLEPAALLAEIPEIRRRAREVLRQAAGRPGHIFNLGHGVLQQTSFDHARALIDAVHEFGPQRGG, translated from the coding sequence ATGAGTCAGGAAGCTACAGCACGATTGCGGATCGCCTCGTTCGAAAGCCGCCGCTCGGCCGAGATGGAACGGCTGATCGAACGTCACGGAGGCTTGCCGCTGGTCAGTCCGTCGATGCGCGAAGTGCCGCTCGACGACAACCCCGACGCGGTCGAGTTCGCCCACCGGCTGATGGCCGGCCAGGTCGACGTGGTCGTCCTGCTCACCGGGGTCGGCCTGCGTCACCTGGTCGCGCAGGTCGAACGCCGCGTCGATCGGCAACGCTTTCTTGAAGCATTGTCCGATGTGACCACCGTGGTCCGCGGACCGAAACCTCTGTCGGTGATGCGCGAGTTTGGCATCGAGCCAACCGTCCGCGTGCCCGAACCGAATACCTGGCGCGAGTTGCTCAAGACCATCGACCGGGACGTGCCGGTGGCCGAGTTGAACGTCGTGGTCCAGGAATACGGACTGCCGAACGTCAGCTTGATTGCGGGGCTCGAAGCGCGCGGCGCCCGGGTTCGCTCGATCAAGGTCTATCACTGGGAGCTGCCGGTCGACACGGCCCCGCTCGAAGCGAACCTGCGGGCACTCGTAGCCGGGCAAGTCGACGTGGCCATGTTCACGTCAGCCCATCAGGTGGCCAACGTGCTGCGGATGGCCGAGCAATTGGGACTGGCCGAGCCGGTGCATGAAGCATTGCAGCGCGTGGTCGTGGCCTCGATCGGGCCGACCACCAGCGATATGTTGCGCGAGTGCGAGCTGCCCGTCGATCTGGAACCCGAACACGGCAAGATGGGACAACTGGTCATTGCCGTCGCCGAGCGCGGGCCGGCGCTGGTGGCGGCCAAGCGCGGGCCGACTCGTGTCACGGTCGCGAGCAAGCCGAGTGGCAAGACCGAGCATGGCGGCAAGCCGGCCTGGCACGACAGCCCATTCATGAAAGCCTGCCGATTGGAGCCGGTCGATCGCCAGCCGGTCTGGCTGATGCGCCAAGCCGGTCGGTACATGGCCGAGTATCGCGCGGTTCGCGAGCAGGTGAGCTTTCTGGAACTGTGCAAGAACCCGCACCTGTGCGCCGACGTGATGTTGACGGCGGTTGAGTTGCTGGACGTCGATGCGGCGATCATCTTTTCCGACTTGCTGCCGATGCTCGAGCCGATGGGGATCGACCTCGAATTCGCCCACGGCGAAGGACCGGTGATTCACAACCCCATTCGGTCGGCCGACGACATCGAGCGGTTCCACGAACTCGAAGACCTGGATCAACTCGAATTCGTGTTCGAGACGGTGCGACTCACGCGCGCCGGCTTGCGAGCCGACATTCCGGTGATCGGCTTTGCCGGCGCGCCGTTCACCCTGGCCAGCTATGTGATCGAAGGGAGCGGCAGCCGGAGCTACACCGCGACCAAGACACTCATGTATCGCGAGCCGGCGGCGTGGCACGAGCTGATGGGACGTCTGGCCCGCAGCATTGGTCGCTACTTGAACGCGCAACTTGAAGCCGGCGCGCAATGCGTGCAAATCTTCGATAGCTGGGTCGGCTGCTTGGACCCGGACGATTACCGGAACTTCGTGCTGCCGCATACGAAGACGGTGCTCGACTCGCTGCCGAAAAATGCGCCGTCGATCCACTTCGGCACCGGTAACCCGTCGCTGTTGCCCGTGATGCGCGAAGCCGGCGGTACGGTGATCGGCATCGATTGGCGCGTGCGGCTGGACGAGGCCTGGAAGACGGTGGGCTACGATCGCGCGGTGCAAGGGAACCTCGAACCGGCGGCGCTGCTGGCCGAGATCCCTGAGATTCGTCGCCGCGCCCGCGAGGTGCTGCGCCAGGCGGCCGGGCGACCGGGGCATATTTTCAACTTGGGGCACGGCGTGCTGCAGCAGACGTCGTTCGATCACGCCCGGGCGCTGATCGACGCGGTGCATGAGTTTGGCCCGCAGCGCGGCGGGTGA